The following proteins are co-located in the Penaeus monodon isolate SGIC_2016 chromosome 10, NSTDA_Pmon_1, whole genome shotgun sequence genome:
- the LOC119578082 gene encoding WD repeat and FYVE domain-containing protein 2-like isoform X1 — protein sequence MAAEIKPLRSSGPTKTVSTDKPVLVSKIEGSGDDVNAAVLIDAGTGVISVSDDKSVRIWQRRDSGQYWPSVCHFLPSIPSCFHYTPDNRRMFIGLDNGTVTEFEVASDYNSIRHKRDYLSHQNRVTGVIFCPSAEWVLSVARDKFFVYHCTESGRRLGGHQSSGWCTALQYDYKSKHVFVGDYSGQITMLKLEESGPQVITVLKGHNGSIRSLAWDVDRQLLFSGSYDQSVIVWDIGGGKGTAFELQGHTSKVSSLVYGSVSHQLISGGEDATVVFWDMKANRQETPEWVEADSCQYCDRPFFWNIRAMMDQKQIGLRQHHCRKCGKAVCDSCSSKRSTIPVMGFEFDVRVCDNCHSTISDQDVSGEKRASLAKFHEVKHNIVCMDLDEEAGLLLTVGQDRVMKMWDVSSLLN from the exons ATGGCCGCCGAGATCAAGCCGCTCCGGAGCTCAGGCCCGACCAAGACCGTCAGCACAGACAAACCGGTGCTCGTGTCCAAAATCGAAGGCAGCGGCGACGACGTGAACGCAGCCGTGTTAATAGACGCGGGCACGGGCGTGATCTCCGTGAGCGATGACAA GTCAGTACGCATCTGGCAACGACGAGACTCTGGCCAGTATTGGCCAAGTGTTTGCCACTTTTTGCCTTCGATTCCCAGTTGTTTCCACTACACGCCTGATAACAGACGCATGTTCATTGGTCTCGACAATGGTACAGTCACG GAATTCGAGGTGGCCTCAGACTACAACAGCATCAGACACAAGCGTGATTACCTGAGCCACCAAAACCGAGTGACAGGTGTCATCTTCTGCCCATCTGCGGAATGGGTCCTCTCAGTCGCCCGAGACAAGTTCTTTGTTTATCACTGCACAGAGAGTGGGCGACGACTCGGAGGGCATCAGTCCTCAGGCTGGTGCACAGCCCTGCAGTACGACTACAAGAGTAAACACGTGTTTGTGGGTGATTACAGTGGACAGATTACAATGCTCAAGTTGGAGGAGAGTGGGCCACAAGTTATTACTGTACTTAAG gGTCATAACGGCTCCATTAGATCACTAGCCTGGGATGTAGACAGACAGCTCCTATTCTCAGGTTCCTATGATCAGTCAGTCATTGTGTGGGAcattggaggagggaaaggaacggCCTTCGAGCTGCAAGGACATAC GAGTAAGGTATCATCACTTGTCTATGGCTCTGTAAGTCACCAGCTGATCTCGGGCGGAGAAGATGCTACTGTCGTATTCTGGGATATGAAGGCTAACAGACAAGAG ACTCCAGAGTGGGTAGAAGCTGATTCTTGCCAGTACTGTGACCGTCCCTTCTTCTGGAATATCCGTGCCATGATGGACCAGAAACAAATTGGACTGCGGCAACACCACTGCag AAAATGTGGGAAGGCTGTGTGTGACAGTTGCAGCAGTAAGCGTTCCACTATTCCAGTCATGGGTTTTGAGTTTGATGTTCGAGTTTGTGATAATTGCCACTCCACCATTTCTGATCAGGA TGTTAGTGGAGAAAA GCGGGCATCACTTGCAAAGTTTCACGAGGTGAAGCACAACATTGTCTGTATGGACTTAGATGAGGAAGCAGGTCTTCTCCTCACTGTTG gGCAAGATCGAGTTATGAAAATGTGGGATGTCTCAAGCTTGCTGAATTGA
- the LOC119578082 gene encoding WD repeat and FYVE domain-containing protein 2-like isoform X2, protein MAAEIKPLRSSGPTKTVSTDKPVLVSKIEGSGDDVNAAVLIDAGTGVISVSDDKSVRIWQRRDSGQYWPSVCHFLPSIPSCFHYTPDNRRMFIGLDNGTVTEFEVASDYNSIRHKRDYLSHQNRVTGVIFCPSAEWVLSVARDKFFVYHCTESGRRLGGHQSSGWCTALQYDYKSKHVFVGDYSGQITMLKLEESGPQVITVLKGHNGSIRSLAWDVDRQLLFSGSYDQSVIVWDIGGGKGTAFELQGHTSKVSSLVYGSVSHQLISGGEDATVVFWDMKANRQETPEWVEADSCQYCDRPFFWNIRAMMDQKQIGLRQHHCRKCGKAVCDSCSSKRSTIPVMGFEFDVRVCDNCHSTISDQERASLAKFHEVKHNIVCMDLDEEAGLLLTVGQDRVMKMWDVSSLLN, encoded by the exons ATGGCCGCCGAGATCAAGCCGCTCCGGAGCTCAGGCCCGACCAAGACCGTCAGCACAGACAAACCGGTGCTCGTGTCCAAAATCGAAGGCAGCGGCGACGACGTGAACGCAGCCGTGTTAATAGACGCGGGCACGGGCGTGATCTCCGTGAGCGATGACAA GTCAGTACGCATCTGGCAACGACGAGACTCTGGCCAGTATTGGCCAAGTGTTTGCCACTTTTTGCCTTCGATTCCCAGTTGTTTCCACTACACGCCTGATAACAGACGCATGTTCATTGGTCTCGACAATGGTACAGTCACG GAATTCGAGGTGGCCTCAGACTACAACAGCATCAGACACAAGCGTGATTACCTGAGCCACCAAAACCGAGTGACAGGTGTCATCTTCTGCCCATCTGCGGAATGGGTCCTCTCAGTCGCCCGAGACAAGTTCTTTGTTTATCACTGCACAGAGAGTGGGCGACGACTCGGAGGGCATCAGTCCTCAGGCTGGTGCACAGCCCTGCAGTACGACTACAAGAGTAAACACGTGTTTGTGGGTGATTACAGTGGACAGATTACAATGCTCAAGTTGGAGGAGAGTGGGCCACAAGTTATTACTGTACTTAAG gGTCATAACGGCTCCATTAGATCACTAGCCTGGGATGTAGACAGACAGCTCCTATTCTCAGGTTCCTATGATCAGTCAGTCATTGTGTGGGAcattggaggagggaaaggaacggCCTTCGAGCTGCAAGGACATAC GAGTAAGGTATCATCACTTGTCTATGGCTCTGTAAGTCACCAGCTGATCTCGGGCGGAGAAGATGCTACTGTCGTATTCTGGGATATGAAGGCTAACAGACAAGAG ACTCCAGAGTGGGTAGAAGCTGATTCTTGCCAGTACTGTGACCGTCCCTTCTTCTGGAATATCCGTGCCATGATGGACCAGAAACAAATTGGACTGCGGCAACACCACTGCag AAAATGTGGGAAGGCTGTGTGTGACAGTTGCAGCAGTAAGCGTTCCACTATTCCAGTCATGGGTTTTGAGTTTGATGTTCGAGTTTGTGATAATTGCCACTCCACCATTTCTGATCAGGA GCGGGCATCACTTGCAAAGTTTCACGAGGTGAAGCACAACATTGTCTGTATGGACTTAGATGAGGAAGCAGGTCTTCTCCTCACTGTTG gGCAAGATCGAGTTATGAAAATGTGGGATGTCTCAAGCTTGCTGAATTGA